A DNA window from Xiphias gladius isolate SHS-SW01 ecotype Sanya breed wild chromosome 3, ASM1685928v1, whole genome shotgun sequence contains the following coding sequences:
- the LOC120805332 gene encoding E3 ubiquitin-protein ligase CHIP-like isoform X1: MDESAFDRISISISHLLRRLFFNSWTPSWPQMTDLMFSSQAVTPLLSPFLIFLSYFFFESQCLCCLLDLSLGVGEQSEGAAAGGAASPADKMSESPEKSASASAQELKEQGNRLFLNRKYLEAAACYSKAITRSPSVPAYYTNRALCYVKLQQHGKALADCRHALELDGQSVKAHFFMGQCHLETENYDEAIGNLQRAYNLAKEQRLNFGDDIPSALRIAKKKRWSSMEEGRINQESELHAYLTKLVLAEKKRELESCRQKQEDKSDDGRIQHSLNEIHTKHDKYLSDMEELFCQVDEKRKKREIPDFLCGKISFELMREPCITPSGVTYDRKDIEEHLQRVGHFDPVTRAPLNQDQLIPNLAMKEVIDAFILENGWVEDY, translated from the exons ATGGATGAATCGGCGTTTGATAGAATCTCGATCTCGATTTCACATCTGTTGAGAAGGCTGTTTTTCAACAGCTGGACACCTTCTTGGCCCCAAATGACTGATTTGATGTTTTCCAGTCAGGCTGTGACTCCACTACTCAGCCCGTTTCTGATCTTTCTTTcctatttcttttttgaatCCCAGTGTCTGTGCTGCCTGCTGGATCTGAGCCTCGGGGTGGGGGAGCAGAGCGAAGGGGCGGCGGCCGGCGGCGCAGCGAGCCCGGCggacaaaatgtcagaaagtccAGAGAAAAGCGCCTCGGCGTCGGCTCAGGAGCTGAAGGAGCAGGGCAACCGCCTCTTCCTGAACCGCAAGTACCTGGAGGCTGCGGCCTGCTACAGCAAAGCCATA ACCCGCAGTCCCTCTGTCCCAGCGTACTACACTAACCGAGCGCTGTGCTacgtgaagctgcagcagcacggCAAAGCTCTGGCGGACTGCAGACACGCGCTGGAGCTGGACGGCCAGTCGGTCAAAGCTCACTTCTTCATGGGCCAGTGTCACCTGGAGACGGAGAACTACGACGAAGCCATCGGCAACCTGCAGAGAG CTTATAACCTGGCCAAAGAGCAGCGTCTGAACTTCGGTGACGACATCCCCAGCGCCCTGCGGATAGCGAAGAAGAAACGCTGGAGCAGCATGGAGGAGGGCAGGATCAACCAGGAGAGCGAGCTGCACGCCTACCTCACCAAGCTCGTCCTCGCTGAGAAAAAGAG agagctggagagctgcagacagaaacaagaGGACAAGTCTGACGACGGCAGAATTCAACACAGTCTCAACGAGATCCACACAAAACAT GACAAGTATCTTTCAGACATGGAGGAGCTGTTCTGTCAAGTAGACGAGAAGAGGAAG aagcGCGAGATCCCAGACTTCCTGTGCGGAAAGATCAGCTTCGAGTTGATGAGGGAGCCCTGCATCACACCCAGTGGCGTCACCTACGACCGAAAAGACATCGAGGAGCACCTTCAG CGCGTCGGACACTTCGACCCAGTGACGCGCGCTCCGCTGAACCAGGATCAGCTCATCCCCAACCTGGCCATGAAGGAAGTCATcgatgcttttattttggagaaTGGTTGGGTGGAGGACTACTGA
- the LOC120805332 gene encoding E3 ubiquitin-protein ligase CHIP-like isoform X2, giving the protein MSESPEKSASASAQELKEQGNRLFLNRKYLEAAACYSKAITRSPSVPAYYTNRALCYVKLQQHGKALADCRHALELDGQSVKAHFFMGQCHLETENYDEAIGNLQRAYNLAKEQRLNFGDDIPSALRIAKKKRWSSMEEGRINQESELHAYLTKLVLAEKKRELESCRQKQEDKSDDGRIQHSLNEIHTKHDKYLSDMEELFCQVDEKRKKREIPDFLCGKISFELMREPCITPSGVTYDRKDIEEHLQRVGHFDPVTRAPLNQDQLIPNLAMKEVIDAFILENGWVEDY; this is encoded by the exons atgtcagaaagtccAGAGAAAAGCGCCTCGGCGTCGGCTCAGGAGCTGAAGGAGCAGGGCAACCGCCTCTTCCTGAACCGCAAGTACCTGGAGGCTGCGGCCTGCTACAGCAAAGCCATA ACCCGCAGTCCCTCTGTCCCAGCGTACTACACTAACCGAGCGCTGTGCTacgtgaagctgcagcagcacggCAAAGCTCTGGCGGACTGCAGACACGCGCTGGAGCTGGACGGCCAGTCGGTCAAAGCTCACTTCTTCATGGGCCAGTGTCACCTGGAGACGGAGAACTACGACGAAGCCATCGGCAACCTGCAGAGAG CTTATAACCTGGCCAAAGAGCAGCGTCTGAACTTCGGTGACGACATCCCCAGCGCCCTGCGGATAGCGAAGAAGAAACGCTGGAGCAGCATGGAGGAGGGCAGGATCAACCAGGAGAGCGAGCTGCACGCCTACCTCACCAAGCTCGTCCTCGCTGAGAAAAAGAG agagctggagagctgcagacagaaacaagaGGACAAGTCTGACGACGGCAGAATTCAACACAGTCTCAACGAGATCCACACAAAACAT GACAAGTATCTTTCAGACATGGAGGAGCTGTTCTGTCAAGTAGACGAGAAGAGGAAG aagcGCGAGATCCCAGACTTCCTGTGCGGAAAGATCAGCTTCGAGTTGATGAGGGAGCCCTGCATCACACCCAGTGGCGTCACCTACGACCGAAAAGACATCGAGGAGCACCTTCAG CGCGTCGGACACTTCGACCCAGTGACGCGCGCTCCGCTGAACCAGGATCAGCTCATCCCCAACCTGGCCATGAAGGAAGTCATcgatgcttttattttggagaaTGGTTGGGTGGAGGACTACTGA